Below is a genomic region from Atribacteraceae bacterium.
GCTTGGACGTAGAGTCCGCCCTGTTTTCCTATAGTTTTTTCAGCCGGATTCCCTTCGGATTGTTGGTGATGGATTTCCAGGGAAAAATCATCGAATGGAACGAGAAAATGGCCATACTCAGCGGTTGGTCTAGACAGCAGGTCCTGGGCCACCGGTATTCTGAGTACCTGCTTTGTGACGTGCCCCTGGAAAGCCTGTTGCGTGGTCTATTGTTCGGCGACAGCCTCTTCCTGCGGAATTATCGATTTATGAGCCGGCACCAGGAAGAAATTCTGATGAATGTTCATCTCTTTTTGTGGGAACGGGATGAACGGTTTCCTCGGGTGGTCTTCGTGGTCGAAGATGTCACCGAGAAAGCCAGGCTGGGGGAAAATGTCCGCCAGATTGAAAAACTCTCGACCCTGGGTCGTTTTATTTCCGGAATCGCCCACGAAATCAACAATCCACTGGCGGTCATCTACGGGTACTCCCAGATGCTTCTGCAAAGCTTGGATCGGGAAACGGCGGACTGCCGGGAGTGCAAGACGGTGCGACGTGGTCTGGAACGTATCGAAGACGAAGCTGAGCACTGCGGAAAACTCATCCAGAATCTGATCGATTTTTCCAAGCCCACCTCTCTCCATCGGGAGCTGACCGACATCAACCTACTGGTTAAGGAAAGCCTGAATCTGATGGATATATACCTACTGCAGGGGAGGAAGACGGAATTCAGCCTGGCTCCTGATCTCCCCGAAATCATGGTCGATCGCCTCAAATTGAAGCAGGTTTTTATCAACCTGGCCAAAAACGCCTTCGAAGCCATGACCGGCG
It encodes:
- a CDS encoding ATP-binding protein, which translates into the protein MTRLDSDFVRYFLRNLRRFLSASFVVLVSGEKRVPVCYSGLHRYRASLRNILSMLPPGKREETLRLTVARDRALTVRVLYLGESGLLLVGNSENEDHEFLKIPLPGRERRVLERFLIKIGEESGLDVESALFSYSFFSRIPFGLLVMDFQGKIIEWNEKMAILSGWSRQQVLGHRYSEYLLCDVPLESLLRGLLFGDSLFLRNYRFMSRHQEEILMNVHLFLWERDERFPRVVFVVEDVTEKARLGENVRQIEKLSTLGRFISGIAHEINNPLAVIYGYSQMLLQSLDRETADCRECKTVRRGLERIEDEAEHCGKLIQNLIDFSKPTSLHRELTDINLLVKESLNLMDIYLLQGRKTEFSLAPDLPEIMVDRLKLKQVFINLAKNAFEAMTGETGRMLLSTRLRTLSSLPGKDLSLVLSATENRRQDGLRFVQIIFSDNGEGISRDKIPHIFEPFYTTRDRGTGLGLSICYGIVKTHGGWIEIDSPCENERGTTVTIFLPVEAKTS